The following is a genomic window from Mya arenaria isolate MELC-2E11 chromosome 4, ASM2691426v1.
TGTGTACGCTAACTTTAGATTTTGAATTATCCTCGGTCTGATAAATTTATCGATAAACACAGATCTTGTAAAACCAATATTAATTCTagcattttcatttgaaatctTTTCGATCATTTCTCTTTCTTATGGAGCACAGTTATCCCATAGAATCGATGTAAATTCTAGGAGAGGTCTAAGATAGATATGATTAAAGGAATTTCCTTTAATTTAATTCTTaaagtttatcattttcatagaacctaatattttgaagaatggGAAACTATATTTGTGATATGATTACGCCATGTCCCGTCCTGACTAAAGTGACTCGATGATTATGACAAAggtaatgtttgtattattgaaGGTTTACTTTTTTTAGCATCAGGAAAAGGATTATTGACGAAAAATATTGTTCCCGTTTCGAACGATATTGTCTTTAAATGCTACTGTATCCCATCAATACCATTCTGGTTTAGTTTAAATAGCAATCCTTTGCGCCGGACCATTGTTAAAGGCGTTGGGACGTGTCACAAAATACAATGCATGCCGATTCTTGTATTTATCAACCATTTCGCAAACTGTTAAGTGACCcagttaaatatgtttttaatcagGCTACAGGGACATCACCtcgaaatgtttttaaaacagtttacattTGAAGTGTCAACTTAGAACTAAATTTGAAGGCACTTATATCAAAATTGAGCTGTTCACTTTCTGAACTAAAATGTCTGTACCCTAAAACATCCATCGCATCTGCGCACGCATCCTGGATAAGTTCAACGGTACTATATGGCAGCCGTTTTCTCCACCATCCTGAGTAGTCACCATCCTCCGCCATAATGGTTTTTTCATTCTGCTTAATTGGCGCCATGGACGCAAGTTTATCCTCTAAACCTTCTGTGCTTAGTCCAAAATATTGGTAAAGTATTTTACTTTTCTCTGGAAGATTTTCCCGTAAATCTTCAAACATAACTGTCAAAAATCTGTCAGGGAATGTCTCGGTAAGGTTGGCACTGTATTCGATATCGTATAGCATGCGGTTGCAGAGCTCTCTGGCGTCCTGTACAGTGGATTTTTCATTATGTAGGTGATACCAGGTGGTCGTCTGGCGCGAGTTGATCACAGCTCGGGGGTCGCGGAACAGGTGCACCAGTCTCAAGTTAGGAAGATGCTCAAGGACCCTCGCGTAGCTGTCAAGTGTCAGGCGGACAACTTTGGTCGCCAGGTGCTTGGACGCGATACAATCCTTTTCCAGCTCCAAAAGACATTCCGAAACGGTTGACTCAGTGTTCTCACGGCACGCAACAAAGGGTTTCCAACTGTCGCCTGATAATAAACAACCGTGCAgtcaatataaaaaagttaGTACATATAAGTTTATATAATAGCTATGAAAAATTCATAAATTTGAAAAGTCCAATTGATAAAGAAAGAAAGACTTTATTACTAAATTGTGTTCCAAAGGTTAACATATTAAAGCAAACACGAATATGTTACGATTCATACAGCGACAGTAGCTTGGCAAACACACCGGAGTACTCTGGTGTCATAGTTTCGGCGACAGCTGGCCCTAGTGAGCGGAagttacacatgtatatgttgATCAGGACATCTTGCATGTTCCGGGCGACACATTGCCTGTCCTTAACCCGTAACGCCTCGGACTCTCTACAACAGAACGATGCATTTATACTGTCACGTGTTCATATTTACCACTTGTTAAAAGAGTTATGATTCCGAGAGCTTGTTCTTCTCTCAAAACGCAATAACAATTCAACAGTAATCACTGAAGAAATGCATTTACCATGATATGCCTTATAACAGAAACTGGATGGAAACAATGAAAGGcttttacaaacacaaaaccACACGATGCACCTTACCCACAGAGTTCCTCGTGCGGGCCGTGAGGGCAGACCCTATCCAGGCCCCAATAGAAAACTCCGCTGTTGAAATTCCATAGGGGCTCGTACCAGTAGAAAGTGTCTTCGCGGTATCCTAGCAACTCGCCAAGAAAACTGGACCCGCTCCTCAGATACCCGTTGATCAAGATATCGATATCGTGATTCAAGGCTGTCGAACCTGAAACTAAATCAAGCtcgtaaataaaaataaaagcgctGAAAACGTTGAAATACTGTACGCGCGACAAGCGtgattttactcttttttttttacaattttgttcaCAGGCCATAAAATACTAATCCATTTTTTTGAGTAGCCCCAAACTGTAACCAATAAGTGCTTGTCATTTCTTAAGAATAGATCATGTAAATTGAGcgtaaaatttaattaaataagctAGTTTTATAGCAGTAACTAATAAACACTTATGTACTCAAATATATGATCATTGCTTCCATCTCGCAAGTGTATTGATAGTGTAAAAGTCAACAAAagaaacccgatattggctgaggacgttttgactatttgttgtAGAGAAAGTAAGACAGGGTCTTTTAGTCAACACGTTTCCATTTGCAACTTATTTATCTATAATTATCTATTCCCCTTTGTACCTCACCAAGATTTAATAAAGATTATTCGGCTTAATCACAATAAAGTTTCAAtcataagaactttttttaataacgTCGTCTTTAAaccgcaaaacaccatacgtCAGATTTTGTAACCACGGCGCATCAATTCTTTTCAAATGTCATGTTAATAAGTAGATCTGGCGATACATGATTTCGATTTGCGGTTCTAAAGTCAGTAGGTTTGTGGTCTTCAgcctaaaacattaaaatagttcGTCAGTAAGAATATTAAATACTTAAGTATGTAAGGCgacatttaaaacgtttaagTATAtcgtttaaaaatgtattatttataacgTAGTACATCTAAACGCAACCAATAAGGAAATAACCAAAACCCGCTTGTCCTTGTAACTAAATCCAGGTTCGAAACCATTGCCTTGATAAACACGTTAAAATTTAGTTTCTGGCAGCACGAAGGTAATATCTGCCATATCACCAGGACCGACAACTCGTCCTTGtatatattgttcatttattttggtCGCCTTTCTTAAGCAAAACACTATATATAGAAAAAGTAAGACACATGAGTGCATATTTTATTCTTACGATTTTTATGTTGGATCCTCTCGCTTAAGGCTAATGGCTGGCTTGTTTCGATGGCACAAAACGTCTCCTTCCTTAACGAAATAAACATACGCACCCCGACCACTGAAAAATATAGCCAAACGTTTTggtgtaatgcaccagtcaattgtaaccacgcaccccccaggtcagggggtataccggggatagtcggggaaattggccgtgtttttacctttcagggggctccgcagtgccgggtgaatgcggtggttatgtcttcgctttaaatatagcggggaatgggccttacctagggtcaacctagtcaaagtccccgcttttccccgaacctggggggtgggggcgtggttGAAAATGACTGCATAATACCGGTGTTTTAAATGTACAACATAAAAGAGCACGTTAAATGCCTAAAGCATATTACCTATCGACTCATTTCAGTTAATCTCACAAAAGTTTGCGCGAaaagtggtggtggtgctggtggtggttaCGAAGATTCGGTtagttcaattttaattttcttattttaaatttgaacaatcaaaTGAAATGATGTTCTCTTTTTAGCGTTTTAATAGTTTGTGTTATAaaaagaacaagagctgtcacagaatgtgacgaatgcccccgaatgtgacattgacctatgaacaaggtcagtacatgaaaagttgatcttgcctttacgtgtcaaatacatatggcaagttattttaaattgcctctgaacataaaaaataccacccatacgtgacaacctacactgttatgtccttatattcagaattcccttgtgaataaacacttagggtatctttcaccttagaggtagggacatgggtcttgcacacgacacgtcgtcttcgtatgtggaacacatgtggcaagttattttaaaatctgtccatacaagggaaagttacagcccggatacgacaacctatactctatgtccttatatgcagcactccattgtgaataaccactaagtgtgaccttgacctttgaggtagggacacggatcttgcacgcgacacgtcgtcttggtatgtggaacacatgtggcaagttattttaaaatctgtccatacacgggaaagttacagctcggacacgacaacctatactctatgtccttatatgcagcactccattgtgaataaccactaagtgtgaccttgacctttgaggtagggacacgggtcttgcacgcgacacgtcgtcttggtatgtggaacacatgtggcaagttattttaaaatctgtccatacaagggaaagttacagctcggacacgataacctatattctatgtccttatatgcagcattccattgtgaataaacactatgtgtgaccttgacctttgaggcagggacacgggtcttgcacgcgacacgtcgtcttggcaTGTGCAACACATGTggcaaagttattttaaaatctgtccatacaagagaaagatACAGcacagacacgacaacctatactctatttccttatatgcagcactccattgtgaataaacacttagtgtgaccttgacctttgaggtagggacacgggtcttgcatgcgacacgtcgtcttggtatgtggaacacatgtggcaagttattttaaaatctgtccatacaagggaaagttacagctcggacacgacaacctatactctatgtccttatatgcagcactccattgtgaataaacactatgtgtgaccttgacctttgaggcagggacacgggtcttgcatgcgacacgtcgtcttgg
Proteins encoded in this region:
- the LOC128230891 gene encoding carbohydrate sulfotransferase 4-like, producing MQDVLINIYMCNFRSLGPAVAETMTPEYSGDSWKPFVACRENTESTVSECLLELEKDCIASKHLATKVVRLTLDSYARVLEHLPNLRLVHLFRDPRAVINSRQTTTWYHLHNEKSTVQDARELCNRMLYDIEYSANLTETFPDRFLTVMFEDLRENLPEKSKILYQYFGLSTEGLEDKLASMAPIKQNEKTIMAEDGDYSGWWRKRLPYSTVELIQDACADAMDVLGYRHFSSESEQLNFDISAFKFSSKLTLQM